Genomic segment of Eupeodes corollae chromosome 2, idEupCoro1.1, whole genome shotgun sequence:
ACTTTGGTGAAAGGATGGTTATATGGTATCAATATGGGATGCTTAGCGTCGTATGGCAATGACGATGCTTCTAAACGCCCTCCCACACGAATCAGCCCTTCTTCATCTAAAAAGGGTGTCATTTGGTACTTTACCCACTTATTTGGTACTTTACCCTCGTCCCTCAGATGTCCAATTTCATCCTTAAATTGGCCTTGCTGCATATGCTTGAAGATGTTCTTTTTTGCTTGACTTAGTTCCGCAACTAATAGGGGACCGTTTTTTAGCTTGATGTCTGCCAGCTTCAACTCAATTTCTTCAGCTGAcaattcttcttcatttttcttgattttggtTATCATTGCCTTTTTTCTCAGGTTGTGAAGGTACCTTAGGAATTTTTATGGTTGAGGGTAGTTAAAAATTCTTCTCCATTAGGGGATGACTTGTGAACAGTGGCTCCAACGGATAGATTCTCGTCAATTGGTTTGTATTTAGCTGGCCAAATTGAAGCTGCTCCATGCAGAAACTTTGGTCCGTAGAACCAAATGTTGCAATCTTGAAGTCGTTCAGGTGCTATCCCACGTGAAAACACCTCAGCCGGATTTTCCTTTGACGGGACATGATGCCATTGCTGAAGTATTGTATTTTGTTGAATACGTTATACCCGATTAGCAACAAAAATGGGGAGTGAGGTCGATGATGACGAATTGATCTAAGCAAAAACTATTTCTGAGTCTGTCCATAAAAATGTTGCTTCATTATGAATCTTAAGGTCCTTTTGCAAACGAAGCAGGAGCTCAGTTGCAAGACAAGCGGCACATAACTCTAGTCGTGGAATAGTTGCTTGCTgtgctaattttgtttgttttgatggtGCTACTCTTGATTTAGAACACAATAGTAGTACTGTGATACTGTTGTCACTGTTAACAGATCGGACGTATACTGCTGCTCCATAGGCCTTCTCCGAAGCGTCAGCAAAAATGTGATATTGTATGTTTTTCGGGCTTCTATGAGAAAATATGTGCCTATCGATTTTGATGTTGTTCAGTGATTGTAGGCCTTTACGATATTTGAGCCATGTCGTCTGCATTTCTTGAGGTAATGTTGCGTCCCAGTCAAGCTTCAATTCCCACAGTTTCTGGAGAAATATTTTTGCGACGACCGACACCGGAGCCTTAATCCCCAATGGATCAAATAGATGTGCGATGTCGGAATATGCAGATCGTTTGGTAGCTCGAACCTTCTCAATCCAGGATGTCTTGACACAGAGTTGATCAGATTTTGGCATCCACGTGAGTCCTACTGTCTTGATGTGTTCATCAACATTGCTGCTGAAGTCAAGCTCCGTTTCTCTGTCCTCGAGCAGAATGCCTTTCAAAATAGATGCATGATTAGCGCACCActttcttaacttaaaactacCCTGTTGCAAAATTGTTTGCCATTCCGATGGGGTTGTCATCAGCTCGGCAATTTTGTCCGAGCCAGTTAATACGTCATCTACATAAAAGCTTCGTAACAGTGCCGTTGATCCCAATGGAAATCGTTTCTTGTTATCTTGGGCCAATGCTTGAAGGCACTTTGTGGCTAGGTATGATGCTGAAGTGGTGCCGTAGGTAACTGTCTGAAGCTTAAAACACTTCAAGGCATCATTTGAGCTGCTTCTCCACCAAATCAACTGAAACTGCTGATCTTCTTCGTTTATTAGTTCCTGCCGGTAAATCTTTTCGATATCTGTTGTAAACACATATCTTGGCATGCGGAATCGTAGCAGCATTGAAAAGACATCATCTTGAATGGTTGGACCAGTGGAGAGAATATCATAAAGTGACAGGTTTGTGGATGTTTTGGCAGATGCATCAAATACTACTCTTAGCTTAGTAGTGCTGCTGTCTGGCTTTTGAATGCAGTGATGCGGCAAAAAGTAATATGGTTTGGCAATTTGAGAAAGGGATACTTCTTGCATATGACCTAATTGCAGATATTCTTctataaattgtttgtatagcttttttaaGTCTGGTGAATTCGCAAGTCTTCGTTCAAGAGCAATAAATCTTCGAAACGCAATATCCTTTGATTCTCCCAAGCAAGTAGGTGCCTCTTTGAAGGGCAACCAAACCACAAATCGACCAATGGAGTCTCTAGTGGTTGTTTGAATGAAGTGAGTCTCGCATCGTTTCTCGGCCTGAGTGAAATTATTGTCTGTAGCTGCAGTTGTTTCTTCTAATCGCCAAAATCTTTCAATCTGTTGATCAAGAGCTTCATCTGCGGTGCAAATTCCGCAAGATGCCATCATAGGGTTGTATGCGTTAGTTGATACCTTGCCTACTGCTATCCATTCAAGGTTGGAAGATCATCTCCTAGGCTTATTTGCCCAACAACCAACGTCGAATAGAAGATTTCAGCACCGATGAATGATTGAATTGTGAGTCAGCCAAAACAAGGTTATTTGGAATATTTCAGGTTGATGTATTGATGGACCGTAATGGCtgtgttgaaatatttttcggAAGAATATGTGCTTCCACTCGGGTAGAGAATCCGTTGATTTTTGAGCTCATTTCAACGTTAATTCTTCGATGGGACGCCTGCTTGTTTTGACCGATGTCTTCCACACATAACGCCTCATAAGCCTCCCGCAGACCTAATGATTTTGCTAGTTTATCTGTTATTAGATTGACCTGTGATGCAGAATCTAGCAACGCTCGGCATgatatttgttttccattttggcACTTAAGATGGACAATTGCCGTGCCAAGTATCACGCTTGATGATTTGTGCTGTTTGGGATTGGTGCCGGCTGCGGAAGTGCAAAGACTTGCTGAGTCCGCTGTTGGATTTGTGCTGACATTTTCGAATTTTTGGACCTTGTTGACTCGTCCAAATGAAGAAGTGTGTTGTGCTTCTTTTGGCATTTTGTGCAACATCTGGAAGAACAATTATTTGAGGCATGTCCTGATCTAAGGCATTTTGTGCAGTGCCTTGATTTTTGCACAAGGTTTAGGCGCTGTGATGGGCTAAGTTGCAAAAATTTATCACAGGAGTACAGCTGATGGTTGCCTTTGCAGGAGACGCATGTTGATCTTGTAGCTACTAGTGTCGTATACGCCTTGTCGGGTCTGAACCTTTGGCGTTGCTCTTCTGAAGCTTTTCCTTGGCTTGGCCCTAGTGCCTCTAGGGATTGAAACCGCATCTCTAAGAACGACATGAACACATTCAAGGATGGCAATGCCTTTGGTTACTTGAGTGATTGCTCCCAAAGTGTGAGCGTACTTCTGTCCAGTTTCTTTATCAGAACGCTCATAAGAAGGGGATCCCAATTTGTAGTATCGATGTTGAGACCCTTTAAACTAAGCATGCACTCTTGTGTGGTGTCATGCAACGCCTTAATTGCTTTTGAGCTTTCATTTTGGATTGCAGGTTGCGCCAGTAATCGCTGTACATGCGCAGTTACAAGTAGACGAGGGTTTTCATACCGATCCTTAATTACTTGCCACGCTGCACTATAATTGCTACCGGATGTTGAAAAGTGCCTTATCAGGTTCTCGGCTTCACCcgttaacgtttttttttaaataaaaaagcttcTGACAACTCGCTATGTCTTGTTGTATGTATCGACAAGCTCATTGAACAGATCGCtgtattgtttaaatttgatgTAGCTTCCGTCAAATTTGGGTAAGGTTATCTTTGGAAGTTTCATAGCTTGCCTGGGACTAGGAGTCCCAAATGGGAGGAACGATGATGAGCCTTGTATGGTGGTTTCTTCAAGCTTGCTTGTCAATGTAATTATAGCTTCCAAGACTTCATCTTCTAACTTGTAGAACTCATTCATTTCGTATCCATCCTGGGCTGGATTTTCAGAAAGGTCGTTTATCCATAACGATGCATTTCTTCCAGCTCCATCAAGTATTTTTGAAGTGTATTCAACTTTACTGTGCAAAAGGTAGAACTCCAAGTCTCTGTAGTTCTAAGACCGGACAGCAACCGCTGTAGAGATTGTGCGGCTGTTTTTTGTCTTCGTATAATTCTGGCGATTTCTGATATTGACATAACGTCTACAGTTTGTATTTGGCCAATATCTGTTCTGGAGCTTGATTGCTCTTTTAAACTAGCCGCTCCACTAGTTTTCTTTATAGAGTAGGTACAATGGATTCTAGAGTTTGTTTGATTTCCATGTACGCTTTTTTACCTTTTCGAAGGTATTACTTTGTATAGGCCTTTACATATGCTTTTATCTGGTCATGGTTTTTTGAAAACTCCAACCAAAGAGCTTCTAgtgcttacaatttttttcgcctTGTAATCGACTGTTTTACGATCAGGGCTGTCTTTACCAATGTCTTTAGCCGTAGCAACTCATCGGTTATGGCTTTTTACCTGGCCACAATAGTGAATACTTGCATTTCCCCCATTTCAGCTATAAAGGGTTGCTTTTGACTGGAAATCTAGGTACTTGTATTTGTGGCACGGcctctacaatacaaaatactgaACGCAAGTTTATGAAGATTTGTACTCTGGAACACCGGAACACTGGATACCTGGAACTCTGGATGCTTGGATCTCTGGTTCGGATCTCTGGATACTGGGATCTTTAGTTCGGATCTCTGGATACTTGGATCTCTGGTTCGGGCAACAAGTGTTTTAGCCCTTGGAATCCTTTATGTCACTTACAATCAAGAGGCTGATGGTGTTCTTTAACACGTTCGGGGTCACCAATGTTTAAGTCGGAACTATTTTACTCCGACTCCTGGAAAGGGTACATAAACCTTGACCAGAATGAAGATATACAAAAAGGAGCTTGTACCTATTGTATGGTGCAGTATAGTGCGAAGTTTGTTGTGAACTATTAATGCCCCTTACCACTGGTGGGCGGAAGCAATAATAACGAATAACACAGAACAACCTTTTGATCGtaaatgataaattttattaacttacaATACTATTTATACAATAATTATGCTTACTTAGCTAAATTTACAAACTcctaaaatacacaaaaataatatgatacataaaatataacaagAAACATAATATATTTCAGCCAGGTAAGTGCAGGGCATGAATGCAAAAGAAAACTGCTGACTATTGTGAGAAAATTCATTGAGTGTTATTTGAAAGTAAAGCATACAGAAAAGCTGTTGCTGTTGTCATTGATTAAAGAGAGAAGCTGTTGTAGGGTAAATGTTACAAAATGTTGGTATATGATAATCGGATGGATTAAAATATACAGTGGTATTATTATGAATTCTATtttatataccaaaatgtacatgcatacataaaatatatttatttgtccaGATTTGCATAGAAATGACCAGTTCGCATGGCAATGCTGCTCATGACTGGGCTGTTTGGAATTGCATCAATGAGgaagagtttttaaaacaacaatactATGCAGGTGAAGTAAGCATTCGACTTGTGGGTTAGTTACTCGGTTAGTTATCAAATAACTATTGTATCGTTCAAGGCGGCAGCGGATACCCTTTACAGCCGTGGCTACTAACACCATACCGAAATGCAACAGGGGGAAGTGCAGAAATACGGTTCAATAATATCCATTCCGTATCTACGAGCCAAATCGAAAAAACTCTTGGAACCTTAAAAGGACGTTGGAGGTACCTATTAAATGAACGGAAACTTAGATTTGACCCCGAAAACGTCACCGGAATTATTAATGTGTGCTGTGCTTTGCATAACGCTTTTCATTTTAGGCTATCATCATACCAAATGACATGTAAGTTTGGTTCGAATACAAAAAGCACACAAGTTGATATAGTTTCAAAGTCAAGCCtcgtcaaaaatataaaaaataatatttaaaattcattatacaaagaaacaatataaactaaacatatttaaagtttgtttttgattgcatttatgttgtttatttcagccttttaaaataaaataaataaaacttgaattatatttcaTTGCaaattatgtaggtatatttaaataaaataggtctattaaattaaaacaatatagaCACATTATGCAACTTAAACATACAAAActttcttaaacttattttttttctttaatttatttttctttaaattgttgttgtatTGAAAATTGACAATAAATTACCATAATACATACAGActaatgtttaatattaaagaTTTAGGAATtcttaacttcccaaaggaagaggtcttgggttcgatccctgcctgtgccacctaaggttttattcacgggtactgtcttgcaaggaattgacaaattctccaagagtaattcttgtcatgaaaaagtgctttctcaaattcggattcggcatataaactgtaggtcctctccagcCCTGCAattacctaatttatttatttataggaagttattgtaatcggtcccattttttgaactgaaaattttgacatttctcgacgttttaaggtcaatagagtcgaaataaaagtattttagagagatgtctgtacgtgtgtacgttcgcgaagtttgtTCGCCGTCTATAGCTCATTAACCAGTATAGATATCGActtccaaaaaattttgttatacagataagaatgcagaaagatgctgaaaggactctcaagaaaatagcGTCAGtggttttttacaatagcaatttaaaaaaagttgaaccctaaatatctcaaaaaccaataactttacacttcagaattttcagaaagtagttagcttatagcaagtgtcaaactacgatcagaggctcatcataagtgcatgtgttagttgttagtaaacaataataaaattatagcctaacacgcacaaaatacaaaacaaaattaactattaactattacaaaacaaataaaatgcacgactgtgtcgcacgaacttgctctaTATGCTAAGAGTTAAAGATATGAATGCCATTTGACTCCTCAAAAACCGgcgcgattcatcccaagacttTATTTAAGTATAATATTAGAataaccaggatggaaagtaaattacctgaagataaaaaagaggaagaatatgtatgtttaaattgtaaagtgaTCACCTATTGCTTGTGTAGATGACTGAATCGAATTAAGAATAGTTCATCATAGTTttgctttatgcagatagatagataaagacatgtttatgatgataacaaataaatgttattagtaggtagaaggtacttacaacaatccaatcacattccttcttttctacaagttttcacgttcactttattttttttcgttaaattttaaaagaaacaagcgTACGACCAAGTACAAggaattgctattcatgtgttgtttactgTCAGGCTCTTATGCGTTTTAGATTTTAGCTATGAAGTGATACGTAAgcaatagttgtagaggttgtacgtaacacctatacaagtataatgtgtatacatacgttgaaaaagtgattctaatagaaaatacatatactctttctggcccgtttcttaaaCTGGTAccaagtatttattcttttataaaggCGAAGCAAGTAAAActtgtgtgaaacaaccttatccgtaaagaataatattttaaaatagattcttgattaaatatatcatactcgttaatccgatacagtggcgctacacggaCGGACATCGtttgtatttacaatagtttttgttataaaaatacataaatatgtaccaaatgcattaatttggaaaaaagataggaatgttattactattttgtcaaaataatgcgctctttcggtctcatgcacagttaaaataatttaaaaaaaaactattttagattcaaaattttacctgaaaaataaatttgtcttcaaaaatttaaatgccattttataaaacaaaaaatccttgatttttcaattttttttgaaaatccttagcgtgtttttttttttaaattaattttgtatacctatataaaatttttcaattttgttctaaaaatatttttgttatgcagttgtttagtgattgtaaatatacgttttacatttgaatttcgtaaaaaaaatttgacccGTTTTtggagatatagaattttgaaaaaaaaaatcaatatttttttgaaaatccaaacaataaaaaattgtacttttgataatcaaatattattaaggcaatataagagcgtattcataaatattgaaatcagttcataagttgctgagaaaattaaaaaaaaaaataacatttctttagcggtacctttcctgagcaatacaaaaatatgtttttcttattaaaagaagctaagttataaagtacaattttggagaaaatttaaaaaacatctatgggtttgtttttgagataattcgaattttcgtttttcgaccaacaaaattgtatgggggccactgttagttttaaTCTTAAGAATGAtcttaatgaaaaaaacgcctaactcgaatctgctcaaaacgtTAGCTTCCAAGTTataactcaatcgacccaatggtttaggctgtaggagagTGGACAGatagacaaaacagaccggacggaatcgcgggacccacttttttcgacttctctaccatcgtaatatcaatAGTTAGTTatatggaagtcaatatttataaaatcaaatgtgcgcaggtgattagttccgcctcggtagttcgaatgtacacaagaaagcaaataaggtgcatcaatttcaccattaatgagttgatgaaaaaatacttagtcattattaacacgcctttgatggagagattgcatttgaagaagtagaatacaaTGTTCATAGCCGTattatgcgaatgtggaatgccttgccacactctgtctttcccagctattgcaatattcaggaattcaaaaccaatgtgcaccgacaacgtcttcaacccctctctcccttttttagtgctcacactgtgtctacataataagggtagttatccctttgagtgtgcgcttattataaaaaaaaggtagatcataaggatcatcccaaggaagaccctttagggcaaagcatatgaaattattttgaattgattcaatacgttttcgtaatagggagtccatacctgcgaagcatattcaagatgaagacgaacatggcaattatacacaGAAAGAGttacatagggatcattgaactcctttgcccagcgttttataaaaccaagcatagaacttgccttcttaacaataaaattaatatgatgtgtaaactctaaattggaacagaaatgtacacctaaatctttaaatgtggagacacgtcagagtttttgctgtgatatacagtagtcattCAAATACGTTACCGATTaggtttttagtaaaagttatcgtctggcattttaaagggttgagtgaaaggctatttttcaaACACcaagtttttgctgtgatatacagtagtcattCAAATACGTTACCGATTaggtttttagtaaaagttatcgtctggcattttaaagggttgagtgaaaggctatttttcaaacaccaaaatgtgaaactatcaatgtcggcttgtaaaagaatacgatcatgagtggactttattatttttatcgtccgcaaaaatgagaagttcacttgattgtagacatgacgatacatcgttgaTAGATAGACAGAAAAGAGCCAAGATGGGGAACActagattgagcaacaaaaggtttagaatgacaatttctaaattttacctcgtagggtCTTAAtcaaagctaagaaaaatggtggaaaaccaagaccctcaagcttaaataaaataattccgtggctatgttggtcaaaagttttagaaacGTTAGTTTATACACAGTGAACTTCAttaccttgttctaaagcgtttgaacatatgtttgagaatgtgaggagattagtaacggttgatcttttttttcacaaaaccatgttgctgtttgcaaatgatatttttagtaaaaaatgctacactttcacaagcAACTTGTttaaatactttaggaatgcaagaaagctttgcaatgggcctgtagttgcttatatccgacttgttacctttcttgcaaattggtgttagaaatgacttcttccatatactgggaaatttgcctgtttttagagaaagtttgaataaaaacgtaagatcaaggaccgtactctgtagcatgTTAccacagctagtttgcgaaaaggagtgaagattatgaaaatatacttcatcatcTTCTTCAGGGCTATAAACAAAAGACTCCCggaaatttgttgtgaaagcgttacagatatcaacagttttatctaacgaaaggttcttgtaagtgaagttaactggaaagccatctgattttttctttgagtttacgaaattccaaaattttgtagGATTCTCTTtgaaagaggtgcccatatcagtaacataacaaacatatacaaaattagaaagggACTTTAATTGATTAAAGAGTTCaatataaaaagagaagttgattggagacagagttttgagatacgttttccatgccttatttcttttgttacgcagtaaactcaattctttcgtgtaccaaggatggctaaagtttgtatttcttgatttctttatgagtttttttcaaagaataattaagaatcttataaaaagttgaaactgcttcctcaatgttagaaaatgctagtgtttcagcaattccagaaatggttaaatcttcagacaactgctggaaattggctcttctgaaatcaaaattatataagcaatcagaggaattactgtgttcagttatgtgattatttaagtaaaaaaaatgtccaaagggggtgATAtctgtcaatattagtaattcctgatctagattttAGAACAAgggtactaatagcgtcagaagaaaagactaaatcgaggattcgattttttgagtttttaatacagcttgtttgctgtaagtcagtaagaaggactttatcgggAAGAGGTaaatagttccatttgtgaagaagaaggagaggcttcaaggcaggattcgtcttcggatggaatccagtcaatgtgtggtaaattaaaatcatctagaagtaaaatattgatgtcagaggtggacaaatttataagatagtctaatgctaaggaggaatgtaaacgtttaaaatgaaaaaaagtcttagtctgtatcattatctttacacataccagttcaattgataattcaaatggaaaagatacagaagaagagaaatgtgtattttttaccgctatgagaacaccgccacctaaatcctttgcattaccaacatgacgatcgtttctgtaaacttcgaactcttgactgaaaagttctgtgtcagAAGAGCTTGAActaagccacgtttctgtcaaaacgagtACGTCGTGTgaaaatgattgggagttaagaaaaatgtcagcagtcttgctacgaagtccctTACGttttttggtagaagagcgcaagcctgttaagttttttgacttggttttcaaagaaacaccctgtttttgactttgagtgaattctttgactaaagtctctgcgggccatatatttgggttgcaaatagaatcgaagtaagtgggattcgttattaatttaaaagaagaaacaaagctttttggtttactgatcttagtacacctatATCTTCTGGCGTTGTAACTGTGTCTagacgagatataaaaattatggtttcgagacagctttgatagggatgaAGTTGTTTATTACAGTCAATAACGGAGTCACTATGGAAAGCTAAATCTGAGACAAACATTTGAGGTATATGGGGAGTTCCGGTGGGATCTGTAGGTATTGGGgtgatgttgacatttgttctttttgacggtggggtagaatttctagcaagttcagagttttctcggcttcttttcttagactttttcttttgtgtcaggtacactttctgcgttattaacgTCAGAACCtgattgttttatgttttagaaATAAAGAGATTAACCTTTGTGTTTTATTCTTTGGCATCTGGTATCTGACTGGAAACTTATTTGCTAATACAATTATACAATTATAAATCTGCTTGTGCAGGGATGTATACTTTCCTATTacatgctttttttttaaattaacattgaTTAGATAAACCTAATCAAAGCCATAACGATTTGGTGGTCTAACACTTCTTCCACTTCTTGTCACATATGGAACATTTTGAGTTACATTACTTTGatttacattattttgatttacattattttgatttacattattttgatttacaTCTTCTATTGAACTGTTTACATTAGAATCATCAAGAACAATATTATCATTATTCGATACATCATTATCAAATGAACGATTACAATTATCACTATTTGCAATGGGTACTAAACTGTTAAATAGTGACTCTTCTGTTAGAACCTCACTAGGATTGAAGTCCACATTTCTTGATGTTACAATAAAACGTCTATTTCTAcggtaataattattataattgtcCCTAATTATGTAAGATCTATCGTTAACTTTACGAACTATTTCTCCATAAACCCATTCTTTTCCGTCTttcttaaacataatttttgtgcCGTCATTAAATATTGCCAAATCTTTTGCATTCcgatcaaaataaaatgtttgtgttttttgttttacagcCATCTTATTCTGCACAACGTTTTCTGCGATGTTTTTTCTTACCAACAGATTTTCATCTATTGGCAAACGGCTTTTAATTAATCGGCCGAGGAACAATTGTGATGGTGACAAGCCCATACTAGCTACAGGTGTTGTATTGTATTCGAGTAGTCGATATTGAAAATCATTCATATCCCCCGTAAACAATGGCAACAGCCTTTTCAGCCAAACCGTTACTTTGAGGATATCTTGGGCTCGATAATTTTTGGTGTTATATTTACTTTATTGCAATATACTTCAAATTCACGTGAATTGAACGGAATGTTGTCACTTTTGATTTCAGTTGGATAGCCGTATTCACAAAATATGCGTTCGAAAACATTTATTACATGACGAATGGACTTTTCTCTAAGCTCTTGTGAGCTTAGAGAAAAGTCCATTCACGAATATGCATCTATGAGAACAATGACATATTTTCCTGCATATTCATAAATATCTGTTAACACTTTTTGAAACGGATATTGGGCTGGCGTTTCTTGAATTAATGACTCCTTTTGATTATTTCttgtgaatttttcaaaaaccttgcAACACTTAACAAGTTCAGTAATGTCCGTAGACATTCCAGGCCAGAAAAATTGCAAACGAGCACGAGACAGTGTCTTTTCAATGCCCAAATGTGGATTATGAAGCCACTTGCTGATTTTGCTTTGGATTTCCGTTGGAACAACCaaacaatgatttttaaacAAGATGCCATTCTCAACGTGCAACTCATCTCGATATTTGTGGAACCGTTTCCACATATTTTACTATGTGACTGTATTTGTCATCTTTTTTTAAGgtagttttataattttcaaaattgtctttGGACATACATGCTTTCCTTATGACTGAGTGAATAACCATTGACATTTCACTGTCAAACTCTTTTGAATCGGATAATGGTGCTCTAGAAAGACAGTCAGCAACCAGCATTTCCTTACCAGTCTTATATGTGATTGTCATGCTTGGATATTTAAGCAACATTAAAAACATTCGCTGTAAGCGAGGTGTGATATCATCAATGTCACGTTTCATAAGATTTTCTAGCGGTTTATGGTCTGAATCGACATTGAACTCTCGTCCATACACATAATGATGAAACTTTTTACACGCAAACACAATTGCCAATAGTTCTTTTTCAATCTGAGCCCAGCGTTGCTCGGTTTTAGACAGTGTTCTTGATGCATACACCACTGGAATGTTATTCTGCAGCAAGACACTTCCC
This window contains:
- the LOC129945071 gene encoding uncharacterized protein LOC129945071, whose amino-acid sequence is MASCGICTADEALDQQIERFWRLEETTAATDNNFTQAEKRCETHFIQTTTRDSIGRFVVWLPFKEAPTCLGESKDIAFRRFIALERRLANSPDLKKLYKQFIEEYLQLGHMQEVSLSQIAKPYYFLPHHCIQKPDSSTTKLRVVFDASAKTSTNLSLYDILSTGPTIQDDVFSMLLRFRMPRYVFTTDIEKIYRQELINEEDQQFQLIWWRSSSNDALKCFKLQTVTYGTTSASYLATKCLQALAQDNKKRFPLGSTALLRSFYVDDVLTGSDKIAELMTTPSEWQTILQQGSFKLRKWCANHASILKGILLEDRETELDFSSNVDEHIKTVGLTWMPKSDQLCVKTSWIEKVRATKRSAYSDIAHLFDPLGIKAPVSVVAKIFLQKLWELKLDWDATLPQEMQTTWLKYRKGLQSLNNIKIDRHIFSHRSPKNIQYHIFADASEKAYGAAVYVRSVNSDNSITVLLLCSKSRVAPSKQTKLAQQATIPRLELCAACLATELLLRLQKDLKIHNEATFLWTDSEIVFA